From one Triticum urartu cultivar G1812 chromosome 3, Tu2.1, whole genome shotgun sequence genomic stretch:
- the LOC125543349 gene encoding protein Mpv17-like — MRRLWRWYQQSLSSYPVRTQVVSSGILWALGDIGAQAVTHKSASSHHHHAKNPEDKDKEFKIDWKRVGITSSFGFAFVGPVGHYWYEYLDRMVRRRYLPGSFKFVASKVAADGLLFGPLDLGLFFSYVGLASGRSLEQVKDDVKRDIIPALVLGGAIWPAVQIANFRFIPVRYQLLYVNLFCLLDSCFLSWIEQQGDAAWKQWFTSFQKKIEDQKSNA; from the exons ATGCGGCGGCTATGGCGATGGTACCAGCAGTCCCTGTCCTCCTACCCCGTGCGGACGCAGGTCGTCAGCTCCGGCATCCTCTGGGCCCTCGGCGACATCGGCGCCCAGGCCGTCACCCACAAATCCGCCAGCtcccaccaccaccacgccaagAACCCCGAG GATAAAGATAAAGAGTTCAAAATTGATTGGAAGAGGGTCGGCATCACAAGTTCATTTGGATTTGCTTTTGTTGGACCTGTGGGACATTACTG GTACGAATACTTGGATCGTATGGTCCGACGAAGATACCTGCCTGGTTCGTTCAAATTTGTAGCCTCAAAGGTTGCAGCGGATGGTCTCCTCTTTGGGCCGCTAGATCTGGGGCTGTTCTTCTCTTATGTGGGCCTTGCTTCAGGAAGGAGTCTGGAGCAGGTGAAGGATGATGTGAAGAGGGATATCATTCCTGCTCTGGTTTTAGGGGGAGCCATCTGGCCGGCTGTGCAGATCGCAAACTTTCGCTTCATTCCCGTGCGATATCAACTGCTGTACGTGAACTTGTTCTGCCTGTTAGACAGCTGTTTCTTGTCTTGGATCGAGCAACAAGGAGACGCGGCTTGGAAGCAATGGTTCACATCGTTCCAGAAGAAAATCGAAGACCAGAAGAGCAACGCTTGA